One window of the Glycocaulis alkaliphilus genome contains the following:
- a CDS encoding NADP-dependent isocitrate dehydrogenase has protein sequence MAKIKVDTPVVELDGDEMTRIIWDLIKQKLILPYLDIDLKYYDLSIQKRDETDDQITVEAAEAIKHYGVGVKCATITPDEQRVEEFGLKKMWRSPNGTIRNILGGVVFREPIVIKNVPRLVPGWTKPIVIGRHAFGDQYRATDMLVKGPGKLTMTFTPEDGSEPVTHEIFNFPSAGVAMGMYNLDDSIRDFARACLRYGLDRGWPVYLSTKNTIMKAYDGRFKDIFEEIYQAEFKADFDAKKITYEHRLIDDMVAAAMKWSGGYVWACKNYDGDVQSDTVAQGFGSLGLMTSVLMTPDGKTVEAEAAHGTVTRHYRQHQRGEQTSTNSIASIYAWTRGLYHRGKMDGNQAVIDFAEKLELTVTKTVESGYMTKDLALLVGDQQGWLSTEGFLDKLGERFEQAMKN, from the coding sequence ATGGCAAAGATCAAAGTCGATACCCCCGTTGTTGAGCTTGATGGCGATGAGATGACCCGGATCATCTGGGATCTCATCAAGCAGAAGCTGATCCTGCCCTATCTCGACATTGATCTGAAATACTACGACCTCTCCATCCAGAAGCGCGACGAGACCGATGACCAGATCACGGTCGAAGCCGCCGAGGCGATCAAGCATTACGGCGTCGGCGTGAAATGCGCCACGATCACCCCGGACGAGCAGCGCGTGGAAGAGTTCGGCCTGAAGAAGATGTGGCGCTCGCCCAACGGCACGATCCGCAACATCCTTGGCGGCGTGGTGTTCCGCGAACCCATCGTCATCAAGAACGTGCCCCGCCTTGTGCCGGGCTGGACCAAGCCGATCGTCATCGGCCGTCACGCCTTTGGCGACCAGTACCGCGCCACCGACATGCTGGTGAAGGGTCCGGGCAAGCTGACCATGACCTTCACGCCGGAAGACGGCAGCGAACCGGTCACCCACGAGATCTTCAACTTCCCCAGCGCCGGCGTTGCGATGGGCATGTACAATCTCGACGACTCGATCCGCGATTTCGCCCGCGCCTGCCTGCGCTATGGCCTCGATCGCGGCTGGCCGGTCTACCTGTCGACCAAGAACACGATCATGAAAGCCTATGACGGGCGCTTCAAGGACATCTTCGAAGAGATCTACCAGGCCGAGTTCAAGGCCGATTTCGACGCCAAGAAGATCACCTACGAGCACCGCCTGATCGACGACATGGTGGCCGCGGCGATGAAATGGTCCGGCGGTTATGTCTGGGCGTGCAAGAACTATGATGGCGACGTGCAGTCCGACACGGTGGCACAGGGCTTTGGCTCGCTCGGCCTGATGACCTCGGTGCTGATGACGCCGGACGGCAAGACGGTGGAAGCCGAAGCCGCCCACGGCACCGTCACCCGCCACTACCGCCAGCACCAGCGCGGCGAGCAGACCTCCACCAACTCCATCGCCTCGATCTACGCCTGGACGCGCGGCCTCTATCACCGCGGCAAGATGGACGGCAATCAGGCCGTTATCGACTTTGCCGAGAAGCTCGAGCTTACCGTCACCAAGACGGTCGAGAGCGGCTACATGACGAAAGACCTCGCGCTTCTGGTCGGCGACCAGCAGGGCTGGCTCTCCACCGAAGGCTTCCTGGACAAGCTGGGTGAGCGCTTCGAGCAGGCAATGAAGAACTAG